A single window of Alosa alosa isolate M-15738 ecotype Scorff River chromosome 11, AALO_Geno_1.1, whole genome shotgun sequence DNA harbors:
- the ldhd gene encoding probable D-lactate dehydrogenase, mitochondrial, protein MTLTLLRQSGRLCPALSNCSSFLQSSAFKRSYAVRSRDVEQVLFAFRSVVGDDGVSLGQAVREQHGRDESVHKCKPPDVVVFPRSVEEVSALAKICHHHRIPIIPFGTGTGLEGGVGAVKGGVCFSLRMMDQVLDLHPEDFDVTVEPGVTRKGLNSYLRDTGLWFPVDPGADASLCGMAATSASGTNAVRYGTMRENVLNLEVVLADGTIIHTAGKGRRARKTSAGYNLTNLFVGSEGTLGVLTKATLRLYGVPEGVAAAVCSFPSVQAAVDTTVQVLQAGVPIARIEFLDDVMIDACNRYNSLAYPVAPTLFLEFHGSARSLDEQVSITEELAKDSGGSDFSWADDEAKRARLWKARHDAWYAALALRPGCKAYATDVCVPLSRLPEVVVETKEDLIQNGLTGPIAGHVGDGNFHCLMVLDPNDPEEVLKVHQFTERLARRALAVDGTCTGEHGVGLGKRTLLREEVGPLALEVMQGLKATLDPKNLMNPGKVL, encoded by the exons ATGACCTTGACTTTACTTAGGCAGTCCGGAAGACTGTGCCCCGCACTCTCAAACTGTAGCTCTTTCCTGCAGTCCAGCGCTTTCAAGAGATCATATGCCGTTAGG AGCAGAGATGTTGAACAGGTTCTCTTTGCATTCCGTTCAGTTGTCGGGGACGACGGCGTCTCATTGGGACAGGCGGTACGGGAGCAGCATGGCAGAGATGAATCAGTGCACAa ATGCAAGCCCCCTGATGTGGTGGTGTTTCCCCGAAGCGTGGAGGAGGTCAGTGCGCTGGCCAAAATCTGTCACCACCACCGCATTCCCATCATCCCCTTTGGCACAGGCACCGGACTGGAGGGAGGAGTTGGAGCCGTCAAG ggtggtgtgtgtttcagtCTGCGGATGATGGACCAGGTGTTGGACCTGCACCCAGAGGACTTTGACGTGACAGTGGAGCCAGGTGTGACGCGGAAAGGCCTCAACTCTTACCTGCGAGACACAGGCCTGTGGTTCCCTGTGG ACCCTGGAGCAGACGCATCGCTCTGCGGAATGGCCGCCACCAGTGCATCCGGCACCAACGCTGTCCGTTACGGAACCATGCGGGAGAACGTTCTTAACCTTGAGGTGGTTCTGGCTGACGGCACCATCATCCACACAGCGGGGAAGGGCCGCCGCGCCAG GAAGACGTCTGCCGGGTACAACCTGACTAACCTGTTCGTCGGTTCGGAGGGCACTCTGGGGGTGCTGACCAAAGCCACGCTGCGACTGTACGGGGTTCCTGAGGGCGTCGCCGCCGCCGTCTGCTCCTTCCCCTCCGTCCAGGCTGCCGTGGACACCACCGTACAGGTCTTGCAGGCCGGAGTGCCCATCGCACGCATCG AATTTCTGGATGATGTGATGATTGATGCGTGTAACCGCTACAACTCCCTGGCCTATCCTGTGGCGCCCACCCTCTTCCTAGAATTCCATGGCAGCGCCAGGAGCCTGGATGAGCAGGTCTCTATcacag AGGAGTTAGCGAAGGACAGCGGAGGCTCCGACTTCTCGTGGGCGGACGATGAGGCAAAGCGTGCCCGCCTGTGGAAGGCCAGACACGACGCCTGGTATGCCGCACTGGCACTCCGACCCGGCTGCAAG GCCTACGCCACAGATGTTTGTGTTCCTCTCTCCCGCTTGCCTGAGGTCGTTGTAGAGACTAAGGAAGACCTGATCCAAAATGGCCTCACAG GACCCATAGCAGGACATGTGGGAGACGGGAACTTCCACTGTCTGATGGTCCTGGACCCCAATGACCCAGAAGAGGTGCTCAAAGTTCACCAGTTCACAGAGAGACTGGCCAG acggGCTCTGGCTGTGGATGGCACGTGCACTGGTGAGCACGGTGTGGGCCTGGGGAAACGCACCCTGCTGAGGGAGGAGGTCGGCCCTCTGGCTCTGGAGGTCATGCAGGGACTCAAGGCCACACTGGACCCCAAAAACCTCATGAATCCTGGGAAGGTTCTataa